Proteins from a single region of Streptomyces sp. TN58:
- a CDS encoding thiamine-phosphate kinase → MKGTVGELGEFGLIRELTSRLTTTPAVRLGPGDDAAVVSAPDRRVVASTDILLEGRHFRRDWSTAYDVGRKAAAQNLADIAAMGAVPTALLLGLVVPAELPVTWPTELMDGIRDECQVAGAAVVGGDVVRGDTITVSITALGDLRNHEPVLRSGAQPGDVVAVTGWLGWSAAGFAVLSRGFRSPRAFVEAHRRPEPPYHAGPAAAGLGASAMTDVSDGLIADLGHIAEASKVRIDLRSAAVDIPTQMHDIGQAVGVDPLQWVLTGGEDHAIVATFPPDVKLPARWKVIGEVLNRSALPQVTVDGAPWTSTSGWDHFGADPAAQDGAQ, encoded by the coding sequence ATGAAGGGCACTGTCGGCGAGCTGGGGGAGTTCGGGCTGATCAGGGAGCTCACCTCACGGCTCACCACCACCCCGGCGGTCCGGCTCGGACCCGGCGACGACGCCGCGGTGGTCTCGGCCCCCGACCGGCGGGTCGTGGCGAGCACCGACATCCTGCTGGAGGGGCGGCACTTCCGGCGCGACTGGTCCACGGCCTACGACGTAGGCCGCAAGGCCGCCGCGCAGAACCTCGCGGACATCGCCGCCATGGGAGCCGTGCCGACCGCGCTGCTCCTCGGCCTCGTCGTACCCGCCGAACTCCCGGTCACCTGGCCCACCGAGCTGATGGACGGCATCCGCGACGAGTGCCAGGTCGCCGGGGCCGCGGTGGTCGGCGGCGACGTGGTCCGCGGGGACACCATCACCGTGTCCATCACCGCCCTCGGCGACCTGCGCAACCACGAACCCGTCCTGCGCTCCGGAGCCCAGCCCGGCGACGTCGTCGCCGTCACCGGCTGGCTCGGCTGGTCCGCGGCCGGCTTCGCCGTGCTCTCACGCGGCTTCCGCTCCCCGCGGGCGTTCGTGGAGGCCCACCGGCGCCCCGAACCGCCGTACCACGCGGGTCCCGCGGCCGCCGGGCTGGGCGCCAGCGCCATGACCGACGTCAGCGACGGCCTGATCGCCGACCTCGGGCACATCGCCGAGGCCAGCAAGGTGCGGATCGACCTGCGCTCGGCGGCCGTGGACATCCCGACGCAGATGCACGACATCGGGCAGGCCGTCGGCGTGGACCCGCTCCAGTGGGTGCTCACCGGGGGAGAGGACCACGCGATCGTGGCGACCTTCCCGCCCGACGTGAAGCTGCCCGCCCGCTGGAAGGTCATCGGCGAGGTGCTCAACCGCTCCGCGCTGCCCCAGGTGACCGTGGACGGCGCGCCCTGGACCAGCACCAGCGGCTGGGACCACTTCGGAGCCGACCCGGCCGCCCAGGACGGCGCGCAGTGA
- the thiD gene encoding bifunctional hydroxymethylpyrimidine kinase/phosphomethylpyrimidine kinase: protein MNTAPPLCLTVAGSDSGGGAGIQADLKTMLALGVHGMSVVTAVTAQNSLGVRGAWELPPEAVTAQYRAVVDDIGVHAVKTGMLSSAALVETVAALLADTAAPAVVDPVGVSKHGDALLAASALDAVRGELLPRATVATPNLDEVAQLTGVVVENEDDMRRAADAILGHGPRWALIKGGHLAAHGDEAVDLLTDGTEERWLRAPRHSNRHTHGTGCTLASAIAAGLARGLAVPEAVTAAKEYVTGGIAAGFALGGGIGPVDHAWRQR, encoded by the coding sequence GTGAACACCGCGCCGCCGCTGTGCCTGACCGTCGCCGGATCGGACTCCGGCGGCGGCGCGGGCATCCAGGCCGACCTCAAGACCATGCTGGCCCTCGGTGTGCACGGCATGAGCGTGGTGACCGCCGTGACCGCGCAGAACTCCCTCGGGGTACGGGGAGCCTGGGAACTGCCCCCCGAGGCCGTCACGGCCCAGTACCGGGCCGTCGTGGACGACATCGGCGTGCACGCGGTGAAGACCGGCATGCTGTCCTCCGCCGCACTGGTGGAGACCGTCGCCGCGCTGCTGGCCGACACCGCGGCCCCGGCCGTCGTCGACCCCGTCGGCGTCTCCAAGCACGGCGACGCGCTGCTCGCCGCCTCCGCACTGGACGCCGTACGCGGCGAACTCCTGCCGCGGGCCACCGTGGCCACGCCCAACCTGGACGAGGTCGCCCAGCTCACCGGCGTCGTCGTGGAGAACGAGGACGACATGCGCCGGGCCGCCGACGCGATCCTCGGCCACGGCCCCCGCTGGGCGCTGATCAAGGGCGGCCACCTGGCCGCGCACGGCGACGAGGCCGTGGACCTGCTCACCGACGGCACCGAGGAGCGGTGGCTGCGCGCCCCGCGCCACTCCAACCGGCACACCCACGGCACCGGCTGCACCCTCGCCAGCGCGATCGCGGCCGGACTGGCCAGGGGACTGGCCGTCCCGGAGGCCGTCACGGCCGCCAAGGAGTACGTGACGGGCGGCATCGCCGCCGGCTTCGCGCTCGGCGGGGGCATCGGCCCCGTGGACCACGCCTGGCGTCAGCGCTGA
- the rpmB gene encoding 50S ribosomal protein L28 — protein MAANCDVCAKGPSFGNNISHSHRRTSRRWNPNIQRVRAVVNGTPKRLNACTSCIKAGKVSR, from the coding sequence GTGGCTGCCAACTGCGACGTTTGCGCCAAGGGGCCGAGCTTCGGCAACAACATCTCCCACTCGCACCGCCGCACCTCGCGTCGCTGGAACCCGAACATCCAGCGCGTCCGTGCCGTGGTCAATGGGACGCCGAAGCGCCTCAACGCCTGCACCTCGTGCATCAAGGCCGGCAAGGTCTCGCGCTGA
- a CDS encoding DAK2 domain-containing protein, translated as MPHEAQPQPADELDAETVRIWSSLALAALGRARDDIDAINVYPVADADTGTNLYLTAESADRALAETLDGAAAAPASLPEAVRAWAHGALLGARGNSGTILAQLLRGVADVLGAEPEGPQAGPGGLLAHALTRAAEEAYAAVAHPVEGTMLTVAAAAARAAAAISADAGTAADVARAAHDAARAALAETPGQLAALGRAGVVDAGGCGLVAVLGALRQTLSGQEPPAEPPAGGAVPPAPRPADPCEQHEEGPAYEVIYLLEASEAAVAQLRGTLDPIGDSLVVVGGDGLWNVHVHVDDPGAAVEAGVVAGRPYRIRITHFGDERRRGRGERAQRAVVAVVRGEGLAGLCAEAGATPVLVRPGEAPATAELLDAVRRAHAREVVLLPGDTELRAAAATAAEQARAEGVRVAVIPTRSAVQGLAALAVHDPDGSFDEDVVAMTAAAGATRYGELAVAERQSFTSAGICQAGDVLGLIDGDVAVIGAGLPETAEAVLDRMLGSGGELVTLVLGPDVPDAVAERLEAYVQSGHLAVDTVTYRGGRYSAPLLIGVE; from the coding sequence GTGCCGCACGAGGCCCAGCCGCAGCCCGCCGACGAGCTCGACGCCGAAACCGTGCGCATCTGGAGCTCGCTCGCCCTCGCCGCGCTGGGCCGGGCCCGCGACGACATCGACGCGATCAACGTGTACCCCGTCGCCGACGCGGACACCGGCACCAACCTCTACCTCACCGCCGAGTCCGCCGACCGCGCACTCGCCGAAACCCTCGACGGCGCCGCCGCGGCACCGGCCTCCCTGCCCGAGGCGGTACGGGCCTGGGCGCACGGCGCGCTCCTCGGCGCCCGCGGGAACTCCGGGACGATCCTCGCGCAGCTGCTGCGCGGCGTGGCCGATGTGCTCGGCGCCGAGCCCGAAGGCCCGCAGGCCGGCCCCGGCGGGCTGCTGGCGCACGCCCTCACCCGGGCCGCGGAGGAGGCCTACGCGGCCGTCGCACACCCGGTGGAGGGCACCATGCTCACCGTCGCGGCCGCCGCCGCCCGTGCCGCGGCAGCGATCTCGGCGGACGCGGGCACCGCCGCCGACGTGGCCCGCGCCGCCCACGACGCCGCCCGCGCCGCACTCGCCGAGACCCCCGGGCAGCTGGCCGCGCTGGGCCGGGCCGGGGTGGTCGACGCCGGCGGCTGCGGGCTGGTCGCCGTACTCGGCGCCCTCCGGCAGACCCTGTCCGGCCAGGAGCCGCCCGCCGAACCGCCGGCAGGCGGGGCCGTGCCCCCCGCGCCACGGCCCGCCGACCCCTGTGAACAGCACGAGGAGGGCCCCGCGTACGAGGTGATCTACCTGCTGGAGGCCTCGGAGGCGGCGGTCGCGCAACTGCGCGGAACCCTCGACCCGATCGGCGACTCCCTGGTCGTGGTCGGCGGCGACGGGCTGTGGAACGTCCACGTCCACGTCGACGACCCCGGCGCCGCGGTGGAGGCGGGGGTCGTCGCCGGACGGCCCTACCGGATCCGGATCACGCACTTCGGCGACGAGCGCCGCCGGGGCCGCGGCGAACGCGCCCAGCGGGCCGTGGTCGCCGTGGTCCGCGGCGAGGGACTGGCCGGCCTGTGCGCCGAGGCCGGCGCGACCCCCGTGCTCGTACGCCCCGGCGAGGCCCCGGCCACCGCCGAACTCCTCGACGCCGTCCGCCGCGCCCACGCCCGCGAGGTGGTGCTCCTGCCGGGCGACACCGAGCTGCGCGCCGCCGCGGCCACCGCGGCCGAACAGGCCCGCGCCGAGGGCGTACGGGTGGCCGTGATCCCCACCCGGTCCGCGGTCCAGGGCCTGGCCGCCCTCGCAGTCCACGACCCGGACGGCAGCTTCGACGAGGACGTGGTGGCCATGACCGCCGCGGCCGGCGCCACCCGCTACGGGGAACTGGCCGTCGCCGAACGCCAGTCCTTCACCTCGGCCGGCATCTGCCAGGCCGGCGACGTGCTCGGCCTCATCGACGGCGACGTCGCCGTGATCGGCGCGGGCCTGCCCGAGACCGCCGAGGCCGTCCTGGACCGCATGCTGGGCTCCGGCGGCGAACTCGTCACCCTGGTCCTCGGACCGGACGTGCCGGACGCCGTCGCCGAACGGCTGGAGGCGTACGTCCAGTCCGGCCACCTGGCCGTGGACACCGTCACCTACCGGGGCGGCCGGTACTCGGCGCCGCTCCTCATCGGGGTGGAATAG
- the recG gene encoding ATP-dependent DNA helicase RecG, whose protein sequence is MEHVPALDEDLKKTLGPATAKVLAEQLGLHTALDLLHHYPRRYAERGELTSLAELADQIDEHVTVVAQVADARVLTFNGGRGKRLEVTITDGSGRLQLVFFGAGVHKPHKELLPGSRAMFAGKVSRFNHKLQLAHPAYEPLGADASDRDAATAFANQLIPIYPACAKLESWKIAKCVDAVLPSAQEAVDPLPPALREGRGLLPLTEALLKIHRPATKADIEDARQRLKWDEAFVLQVALARRRHADSQLPAVPRRPAPGGLLDAFDAKLPFTLTDGQQKVSKEIFDDLATSHPMHRLLQGEVGSGKTLVALRAMLAVVDSGGQAAMLAPTEVLAQQHHRSVTEMMGELAEGGMLGGSDQGTKVVLLTGSMGMPARRQALLDLVTGEAGIVIGTHALIEDKVQFHDLGLVVVDEQHRFGVEQRDALRSKGRQPPHLLVMTATPIPRTVAMTVFGDLETSVLDQLPAGRSPIATHVVPAKDKPHFLARAWERVREEVEKGHQAYVVCPRIGDGEDDPKKKQAEEEADRRPPLAVLEIAEQLGRGPLAGLGVEVLHGRMDPADKDDVMRRFAAGEVKVLVATTVIEVGVNVPNSTVIVIMDADRFGVSQLHQLRGRVGRGSAPGLCLLVSEMHEASPARARLAAVAATLDGFELSRIDLEQRREGDVLGQAQSGVRSSLRMLAVIEDEEVIAQAREEATRVVAEDPALERLPGLRTALDALLDTEREQYLEKG, encoded by the coding sequence ATGGAACACGTGCCCGCGCTCGACGAAGACCTCAAGAAGACGCTCGGACCCGCCACCGCCAAGGTGCTGGCCGAGCAGCTCGGCCTGCACACGGCCCTGGACCTGCTCCACCACTACCCCAGGCGGTACGCCGAGCGCGGCGAGCTGACCTCGCTGGCCGAGCTCGCCGACCAGATCGACGAGCACGTCACCGTCGTCGCACAGGTGGCCGACGCCCGCGTCCTGACCTTCAACGGAGGCCGGGGCAAGCGGCTGGAGGTGACCATCACCGACGGCAGCGGCCGCCTCCAGCTGGTCTTCTTCGGCGCCGGCGTCCACAAACCGCACAAGGAACTGCTCCCCGGCAGCCGCGCGATGTTCGCCGGCAAGGTCTCCCGGTTCAACCACAAGCTCCAGCTCGCCCACCCGGCGTACGAGCCGCTCGGCGCGGACGCCTCCGACCGGGACGCCGCCACCGCCTTCGCCAACCAGCTGATCCCGATCTACCCGGCCTGCGCGAAACTGGAGTCCTGGAAGATCGCCAAGTGCGTGGACGCCGTACTGCCCAGCGCCCAGGAGGCCGTGGACCCGCTGCCGCCCGCCCTGCGCGAGGGCCGCGGCCTGCTCCCGCTCACCGAGGCCCTGCTGAAGATCCACCGGCCGGCGACCAAGGCCGACATCGAGGACGCCCGCCAACGCCTGAAGTGGGACGAGGCCTTCGTCCTCCAGGTCGCCCTGGCCCGCCGCCGCCACGCCGACTCCCAGCTCCCGGCCGTCCCCCGCCGCCCCGCCCCCGGCGGCCTCCTCGACGCCTTCGACGCCAAGCTCCCCTTCACCCTCACCGACGGCCAGCAGAAGGTCTCGAAGGAGATCTTCGACGACCTCGCCACCAGCCACCCCATGCACCGCCTCCTCCAGGGCGAGGTCGGCAGCGGCAAGACGCTGGTGGCCCTGCGGGCCATGCTGGCCGTCGTCGACTCCGGCGGGCAGGCGGCGATGCTCGCCCCCACCGAAGTGCTCGCCCAGCAGCACCACCGCTCCGTCACCGAGATGATGGGCGAACTGGCCGAGGGCGGCATGCTCGGCGGATCCGACCAGGGCACCAAGGTCGTGCTGCTCACCGGCTCGATGGGGATGCCCGCACGCCGGCAGGCCCTGCTGGACCTGGTCACCGGGGAGGCCGGGATCGTCATCGGCACGCACGCCCTGATCGAGGACAAGGTGCAGTTCCACGACCTCGGCCTGGTCGTCGTCGACGAACAGCACCGCTTCGGCGTGGAGCAGCGCGACGCCCTGCGCTCCAAGGGCAGGCAGCCCCCGCACCTGCTGGTGATGACCGCCACCCCGATCCCGCGCACCGTCGCCATGACCGTCTTCGGCGACCTGGAGACCTCCGTCCTGGACCAGCTGCCCGCGGGCCGCTCGCCGATCGCCACCCACGTGGTGCCGGCCAAGGACAAGCCGCACTTCCTCGCCCGCGCCTGGGAGCGGGTCCGCGAGGAGGTGGAGAAGGGCCACCAGGCGTACGTGGTCTGCCCGCGCATCGGCGACGGGGAGGACGACCCCAAGAAGAAGCAGGCCGAGGAAGAGGCCGACAGACGGCCGCCGCTCGCCGTCCTGGAGATCGCCGAGCAGCTGGGCCGCGGACCGCTGGCCGGGCTGGGCGTCGAGGTGCTGCACGGCCGGATGGACCCGGCCGACAAGGACGACGTCATGCGCCGGTTCGCGGCCGGCGAGGTGAAGGTGTTGGTCGCCACCACCGTCATCGAGGTCGGGGTGAACGTCCCCAACTCCACCGTCATTGTGATCATGGACGCGGACCGGTTCGGCGTCTCCCAGCTCCACCAGCTGCGCGGCCGCGTCGGCCGCGGCTCCGCCCCCGGCCTGTGCCTGCTGGTCAGCGAGATGCACGAGGCGAGCCCCGCCCGCGCCCGGCTCGCGGCGGTCGCCGCCACCCTCGACGGCTTCGAGCTGTCCCGGATCGACCTGGAGCAGCGCCGCGAGGGCGACGTCCTGGGCCAGGCCCAGTCCGGCGTGCGCTCCTCGCTGCGCATGCTCGCCGTCATCGAGGACGAGGAGGTCATCGCCCAGGCGCGGGAGGAGGCCACCCGCGTCGTGGCCGAGGACCCGGCGCTGGAGCGGCTGCCGGGCCTGCGGACCGCGCTGGACGCCCTGCTCGACACCGAGCGAGAGCAGTACCTGGAGAAGGGCTGA
- the rsmD gene encoding 16S rRNA (guanine(966)-N(2))-methyltransferase RsmD, protein MTRVIAGSAGGRRLAVPPGTGTRPTSDRMREGLFSTWESLHGIEGARVLDLYGGSGAVGLEALSRGADHALLVESDPKAAKAIRDNIRTLGLAGAEFRAGKAEHIVAARAAGEPYDVVFLDPPYAVEGADLREILLTLRSNGWIADGALVTVERSTRSGAFPWPEGFEPLRSRKYGEGTLWYGRAASTGEES, encoded by the coding sequence ATGACCCGCGTGATCGCCGGCAGCGCCGGCGGGCGACGGCTGGCCGTGCCCCCGGGCACCGGCACCCGTCCGACCTCGGACCGGATGCGCGAAGGCCTCTTCTCCACCTGGGAGTCCCTGCACGGGATCGAAGGGGCCCGGGTGCTCGACCTGTACGGCGGCTCCGGCGCCGTCGGCCTGGAGGCCCTCTCCCGGGGCGCGGACCACGCCCTGCTGGTCGAGTCGGACCCGAAGGCCGCCAAGGCGATCCGGGACAACATCAGGACGCTGGGCCTTGCTGGCGCCGAGTTCCGCGCCGGCAAGGCCGAGCACATCGTGGCCGCCCGCGCGGCCGGGGAGCCGTACGACGTCGTCTTCCTGGACCCGCCGTACGCCGTGGAAGGCGCGGACCTGCGGGAGATCCTCCTCACACTCCGGTCCAACGGCTGGATCGCGGACGGCGCGCTCGTCACCGTGGAGCGCAGCACCAGGAGCGGCGCCTTTCCGTGGCCCGAGGGCTTCGAGCCGCTCCGGTCGCGCAAGTACGGCGAGGGCACGCTTTGGTACGGCCGCGCCGCCAGCACCGGCGAAGAGTCATGA
- the coaD gene encoding pantetheine-phosphate adenylyltransferase: MRRAVCPGSFDPIHNGHLDIIGRASRLYDVVHVAVGINESKKGLFTVEERIELIREATADYGNVHVESFRGLLVDFCKQRDIPAIVKGLRAVSDFDYELQMAQMNLGLSGVETLFVPTIPTYSFLSSSLVKEVAAWGGDVAHLLPAHVHAALLERLRER, translated from the coding sequence TTGCGCCGCGCGGTCTGTCCGGGGTCCTTCGACCCCATCCACAACGGACACCTCGACATCATCGGACGCGCCTCCAGGCTGTACGACGTGGTGCACGTCGCCGTGGGGATCAACGAGTCGAAGAAGGGCCTCTTCACCGTCGAGGAGCGGATCGAGCTGATCCGCGAGGCCACGGCCGACTACGGCAACGTCCACGTCGAGTCCTTCCGCGGACTGCTCGTCGACTTCTGCAAGCAGCGGGACATCCCGGCCATCGTCAAGGGCCTGCGCGCGGTCAGCGACTTCGACTACGAACTCCAGATGGCCCAGATGAACCTGGGCCTGTCGGGCGTCGAGACGCTGTTCGTGCCGACCATCCCGACCTACAGCTTCCTGTCCTCCTCGCTGGTCAAGGAGGTCGCCGCCTGGGGCGGCGACGTCGCCCACCTGCTGCCCGCGCACGTGCACGCGGCGCTGCTGGAGCGGCTGCGCGAGCGCTGA